A stretch of Apostichopus japonicus isolate 1M-3 chromosome 9, ASM3797524v1, whole genome shotgun sequence DNA encodes these proteins:
- the LOC139974277 gene encoding uncharacterized protein — MQNSAENQDENGSSTTSDNEPRREDPIGQTTTDNVTIDIHSESAHFAIDSSNLNLEDTGGNRNYPYPLRIDEIVRPIGDDNKDVSSTDGNKNGDGVYVLPSYEESQREHGRIDGDLPPPYVNEFPEGFSQPGGPPSAPVRRNRQRRANVSFGNFPTRTRCKYCRRDVTTQLNHVPGTLTFIIMLLIFFIGGFLFCCLIPLCIPGLKDIQHRCPHCNYIIGYYHRLG; from the exons ATGCAAAATTCTGCCGAAAACCAAGATGAAAACGGGTCCAGTACTACCAGTGATAACGAACCGAGAAGGGAAGACCCCATAGGTCAAACAACTACAGACAATGTTACCATAGATATACATAGCGAGTCTGCGCACTTTGCAATTGACTCGAGTAACTTAAACCTTGAAGACACTGGAGGAAATAGGAACTACCCGTATCCTTTACGAATTGACGAAATAGTAAGGCCTATCGGAGATGACAATAAAGATGTTTCTTCCACTGATGGAAATAAAAACGGTGATGGAGTGTATGTTCTTCCATCCTATGAAGAGAGTCAACGAGAGCATGGTCGCATTGACGGAGATTTACCTCCACCATATGTAAATGAGTTTCCAGAGGGGTTTTCTCAACCTGGTGGACCGCCATCGGCGCCGGTTCGACGAAACAGAC AAAGAAGAGCTAACGTTTCTTTTGGGAATTTTCCGACGAGAACTCGGTGTAAATATTGTCGCAGGGATGTGACGACACAATTAAATCACGTGCCAGGAACTCTCACCTTTATCATTATGCTGTTAATTTTCTTCATTGG GGGTTTCCTGTTTTGTTGTCTAATTCCTCTATGTATACCGGGCCTGAAGGACATTCAACATCGCTGTCCTCATTGTAACTATATTATTGGCTATTATCACAGGCTAGGTTAA
- the LOC139974526 gene encoding uncharacterized protein has protein sequence MFFVKLFLMCSLVFSLNFVESFKSICEFQEMFPEEHQRLREIYDRKQGISTISGAPSSTSNPTTSGTHDSTSKTTTSGAHASTSKTATSGAHVSTSNTTTSGTNASTSNTTTSGAHVSTSNTTFSGASASTSVESTTAITTDLVPVADPCLPNPGICGCVDPENNGNIVPNGTYFVNYKCTMLGYCNNGTMEWDIAYNCSEAAVCETRNETRKCYCRIGYQGDGQTCDITDCQDVMDGGNSTSGIYTIKPLNWSGSPFNVYCYMSGELGWLVFQRRVNGSVDFYRNWINYKEGFGELDHEFWLGNEKLFYLTNQEIYQLKISMVDRTGEPFSALFDHFRINDESDNYRLSELGNYSGTADTMNGYSLLLHEGLPFSTFDQDHDNENGNCAIGYHGAWWYKQCGASNLNGDYHATIKNTSIFWEYLAGYPWFIEHVVMQIGRVST, from the exons ATGTTTTTCGTAAAGCTGTTTCTCATGTGCTCTTTAGTATTTTCTCTGAACTTCGTGGAAAGCTTTAAAA GTATCTGCGAATTTCAGGAGATGTTCCCAGAAGAACACCAACGACTGCGGGAGATTTACGATCGTAAACAAG GCATTTCTACCATTTCTGGTGCCCCTTCGTCAACAAGCAACCCTACAACGTCTGGTACCCATGATTCAACAAGCAAAACTACAACTTCTGGTGCCCATGCTTCAACAAGCAAAACTGCAACTTCTGGTGCCCATGTTTCAACAAGCAACACTACAACTTCTGGTACCAATGCTTCAACAAGCAACACTACAACTTCTGGTGCCCATGTTTCAACAAGCAACACTACATTTTCTGGTGCCAGTGCTTCAACCAGCGTGGAGAGCACCACTGCTATCACAACTGACTTGGTACCTGTGGCAGATCCTTGCCTACCCAACCCGGGCATTTGCGGATGCGTTGACCCCGAGAACAACGGAAATATAGTTCCG aACGGGACGTATTTCGTTAACTATAAGTGTACCATGTTAGGTTACTGCAACAATGGAACGATGGAATGGGATATTgcatacaattgcagtgaagcCGCTGTATGCGAGAccagaaatgaaacaagaaagtGTTATTGTCGGATTGGTTACCAAGGTGATGGGCAGACGTGTGATATCACAGATTGCCAGGATGTTATGGACGGCGGTAACAGTACGAGTGGAATCTACACCATTAAACCGCTAAACTGGTCTGGCTCTCCTTTCAATGTTTATTGTTACATGAGTGGTGAACTTGGCTGGCTT GTATTTCAGCGTCGCGTAAACGGCTCCGTAGATTTCTACCGTAACTGGATCAACTATAAAGAAGGCTTTGGTGAACTTGATCACGAATTTTGGTTGGGAAATGAAAAGTTATTTTACCTCACCAATCAAGAAATCTATCAACTGAAGATTTCAATGGTAGACAGAACCGGGGAACCGTTTTCCGCTTTGTTTGATCATTTCCGCATTAATGACGAGAGTGACAATTATCGCTTGTCGGAACTCGGGAACTACAGCGGAACCGCAG ATACCATGAATGGTTATTCTTTGTTACTTCATGAGGGCTTGCCCTTCTCCACTTTTGACCAAGACCATGACAATGAAAACGGCAACTGCGCCATAGGATATCATGGCGCTTGGTGGTACAAGCAGTGCGGCGCCAGCAACCTGAATGGTGACTACCATGCTACCATAAAAAATACTAGCATCTTCTGGGAGTATCTGGCTGGATATCCTTGGTTTATTGAGCACGTAGTGATGCAGATCGGAAGAGTTTCCACCTAA